The genomic region GCTGGCCCAGACAACAATCGCGCCCGCTTGCACCATTAAAACGCTCCACGACCTCAGACGTGCGCCCTCTACTTCCTCGAGGCGACAGTACTATCATGCAGGCGGAAGCTGCGGGTTCAAGACGCGGATCTCTTGCACTACCTCCCAAGCCAATAGCACGGGCGGCATCGCAAGAGCAGAACTCCAAGGCACCATCTAAGCAAAAACGACAACCTCTACAGCGATCCCGCACAACCTACAACGATTCCGAGGCCGGCTCGCCAGCGCCTAGCGATACTGAAGGTCGTCCGCGAGGTAATGCTCGATCAGGGTCTGCTGTACCACGTCGCAAGCTCATCCAAGATCGACTTAACGCGAAGATCAGAAACGGTGAAGTGCCAATTTATTGCACTCACTGCGGCGCCATCGAGACAACCACCTGGCGGAAGATGTACATCAAGGTCTGTGACCGCGCGCCTGAGAAGCTGGACGAGATCGAAGGAGAAGGCGAGACCATCGGCATCCAGGAATTGGAGAAGAACCAGGAGTCTGGGGAGATCACTAAGTTCCGAATCCGGAAGTGCATCAAGAATGTCAAGGAGCAAGCGCCTGGCCCGGGTTTCGACGAGGTGAATGTCTGCAACCCGTGCGGTTTGTGGTTCAAAAAGTTCCGCGATATGCGACCTGAAGACCGATGGCATCGAAAAGTCGTGAGGAAGTCCAAGAAGTCCAAGAACAATGACGACAATGCGACAGACGGCATGGAGCCTCCTTCCGAGGCATTCTTCACTGACCAAGTCGTGCCGGATGATGCTGTAGAGTCTGGGTCTGCCGATGACGCACAAGCTGATGCTGGAGCTGAGCAAGAAGCTCGACCTGCTCCTGCACGCCGCCCGCGAGCCCATAGTATGGAGCTCGGACGTGGAGGTGGCGATGGCAAGCCTGGGGCTGCACGTCAGGCTGCCGCCATGAGACGCGAGATCCAGTCGAGTCCAGTCCACTTTGGCTCCCAGCGTAGCCCGATCGAGCTGGATCTTACACCGGCAAAGCCAACAAGACGTCTCCTGTTCCCGTCACCGAGACAAAGCGGTGAGGTGAGGAATTTGGATACGTGCCTAGACAGCAGACCAGCTTCACGATCAGGTGAAGACGACCCCGTCCAGAAGCCCGATGTCAAGATTGTCACCACGGAGGAGACCACCTTGAATGTTTACAAGGCCTTCACGTACGACAAGGAGAATATGGCTCCTCTGCTCGAGGAGAACGATGATTTGTCCCACCTTTTCGACGGGTCGCCAAGTGCGGTCTTCAAGACTCCACTTCCCAAGACACCATCGAAAAGCACCCCACGTTCGCAGAAGCATTTCAACGATCTTTTGAAGACACCAACACAAAGCAGCCGCAAGCGAAAGCCGCTGACACCCAGCCAGAACGCTGCGAACAACGCCGACATGAACCTGAACGCTAACGACTTTATGACTTCTCCGACCTCGAACCGTTACTTCCTTCGCTCTACGCCCAGCAGACTTGAGAGGACTCCAGGCAGCCGCAGTGTCAGCGGTGGCAGTCAGACACAATTGGCTGAGCCATCTCCATTCTCTCGGCATCTTGCTGCAATGCTCAGTGATGCTAACGGTATGGGTGATGCTACTTTCACGAGTCCCAGCAGACAGTACGACTTCAGCGATCTACCGACGTTCAATACGCCGGGTCGTGAGGTGGACTGGAAGGGGTTAGATGAGATTTTGAGTAGCGAATTTGCTAACTTTGATGATGGGAATGGGGTGAGCTTCGATAGTGAGGCTGCCACTGGTGAGCAGGTTTGAATGGCGTACCTTTCCAGGCGTGGACGATCGCTCTCGATGCAAACAAAGTAGATTGGACATATGTAGCAACACAAGATGCTTCACACTCAGCCGCCTTCCTGGCTGCTCTTTCAACACCATATCCTCGTCAGTCGGCAGTATCATCAAAACAAAACATTGAAACATCAACCAGCGCATCGCGGACAGCACGGTCATTACACTGAATCGTCAGTCGTGCCGCCCCACGTGTTCGGCTTCATTTCGATGGTCTCACTGGAGAACATCCCGGCTACCCCGTCATCTCGAAACCCGACCACCCACTGCACCACCTGTTCATCGCGGTCTTGCTCACCTGATTATATCGCGGCCGCATCGAAGCACACTCAAATCGAGGCAACGGTGACCTTTGCTACTTCTTTAGCAGCATTGGCATGTTTTGCCTTCACGCTGTCTGACATGGCGAACGTGGTGCCATTGCCACAGTACGAATGCGACTGACCGGGATGTGACACGTTCCTAATGCAAGCGCGTTAGGTGACCACTATACTTGTTACATGCAAGACAATGCTTCGCTGGCTTCGTGGTGAGCCAAGAGACTTGGGGTAGAGTATAACTGACTACATTCCAAAGTCGAAAGGTGCTGGATGCTCTGTCTCTGTTGCATTACATCGAACACGCCCTCGCCAATATGCACAATTTCCTCAGCGCTTCACTGCTCTTGACTCTGGCGGGCACACTGACAGCTGCCCAGTGTCCAGCATCGAACACCAAAAAGCAGACCTGCCGCGTCGAATCGCAGTATGCTTCTTCAGACGGCGCAGCGGACGACTCGCCAGCAATTCAGGCTGCGTTCGATAAATGCGCTTCCAATGGAATCATCGCTTTCAATCTGGGTGTCGATTACAACGTCCTGACACCAATCAACGCGTCGAATCTctgcgatgtcgatatcCACATGTATGGCAATTTGAATCTTCCTCGCAACGTCACCTACGTCCAGGAGCTATACAACAAGACTGTCGGGGCTTCTGACGACAACTTACACTGGTTCTTATTCGGCGGCGAACGTGTCAACTACACCGGTACCGCTAATGTCACGTCTGGCTGGATCAAGTCCTATGGCCAGGAATGGTGGAACCTGAGTGCGCCGAACGGCACAGGCACCCCCGGTCGCCCTCACTTGTCATACTGGAACGTCACGGATCTGTCAATCAACCACCTCAAACACCTCAAGCCGATCGCCTGGAGCCACAGACTTGAGGGCAAGAACATCCACGTCCAGAACTCCGTCATCGAGGCCCAGACTGATCAACAAACAAACGAGTCAAAAATGAGGTGAATGACTTGATTGTTTGTACCCTGCTAGCTCGTGACTTGCTTTGCAAGTGAATACACAACATCTGACTTGCCTTGGTTGCTCAACTTGTGACGTGCCAAGACCTATATCGTCGTCGTTGCTGGTGTTGCTGTCGGAGGTGTTGTTGCCGGAGTTCTCACCCAATTGAACAGCTCTTTCTCAATCGTTATCACCCCTTGCTTGCACCAGCTTTTCAAGGTCATTAGGTTGTTGATAGTGCTTGCTGCTATGTGCCTTCGCTTCGGTGTAAGAATATCACCTGCTTGACTAAACTGTCGCTCCGGCTCATTACTCATTGCAGGGCAGCAGTAGATATCGAGCGCCATTCGTGCTAGATTAGGCCATTGCGGTAGCTTATCAACCCAATACTTAATAGGTGAATCAGTAATAGCAAGCTCAGCTTCAGGGCACCGCGGTAGGCGTATGTACTGCTCTATCTTATCGAGGCCTCGTTAAGCGCAATCTTCGTCGCTCTTATAATCTTCGACGAAGCCCTTATCGACGGCAAGGTGTAAGGACTATTGCGGCTACTTCTTCTTGATCGTGACTGGCTTGTAGGTTAGCCAGAGCTTCGTTACCTCTTTCTTACGGCCTATAATCTACGTATTAGTAGGACCGAAGCGGCTATCGCTTTCGTTATGCTCAAGCTAACGCCACTTCATTCTTAGGTGTAATACGACTGCTACTGCGTACATAGGCGTGTCGTCTAATCGTATAAAGTATTCACTTATCTTCTACTTAGCAAGGTTGATCGCTATAGAGAAGTGACCCTCTACGGTTAAGGGCAGCTCCAGCTCCTTATCCGACACTCGTTCAAGTGTTATATTAGCCGTCATTCGAGACCGCGGTAGTGCACGCCGTAGTGGCTGAAGTAGATACCTCTCTCGCTGCTCTTCGAAGTGTTATATTACGCGAGCGAAAGTAGGCAGTACCTACTAGATTATACCGAAGTTACCGCCGGCATCACCTTATAGAGTTATCGTTACCTCCTTTAACGGCCGAAGGATCTCGATATATCGCTTAATAATAGTCTAATCGTTAGCGGTAAGGGCATCGCGTACGATCGAAGGAGGTTTGCGACTAGGCTCTATACCGCGCTCTATATAGCGGCGTAGGTAGTTATGCTAGCTATCGACTTCTCGGCGTATAAACTCGTCGATAGCTAGTATTAGGTACGAGGCTCTCTCGGCGCTATCGACATAGCTGTTCTAGCGTGTCTCGATAGCGTAGATAATACTGTATATGTCTTAAGCGCTGTCCGGCTTCGTTAGAGCAATAAGGTCGAGTTGTAGTTAATCTAATAGCTCTAGGCGCTAAGGTAACGAGTCAATAAAATATAGTACGTAGTAAAGCTTACCGATAGGCCCTCGCTTTcgctatagtagtagatTAGCCTCTTTAACCGATTCAATAGCGACAAGCTCGTCTTCGAAGCCCTACGTAATATCGCCTACgtacttaccgaagagcgTAGCTTATATAGTAAGGTAGAAGGTATAACTAGTATAGCGAAGCTAGTACTACTTATTATCGAGTCCGTACTCGGTAGATATAAAGCCTATTGCCTTCGGGTTGTTACTAGCGTTATTAGTAATAAAGTAACCGATCTTATACTCTACGCCGTAGTGGATAAGCGTGTTACTAATAGTCTCGGAGATGTTGTATCTATAATAACGACCTCGCTATTATAGTAATACGAGTAGTATCTTTGTAGCTTTACCGTCCTTATTAATAAAGTAAGCAACGAGCCTAAGTAGTACGAGCTTATTCTTCGAAGTCTATAAGTCGAAGCTATAGCTGATCTTGcttaataataaggcctGTTCTTCCGTAATATAGCCTAGTGTCTTATCGTAGATTCTGTCGATTATTAAGCCGGTAGTGACTTAATACGGTAGATAGGACTTATAGCGCTCTTGAAGGTAGATAAGTAGTCGTCTGAAGCGCACTGTCTCGACCTTACGATAGGGGATATTGTCTTTAATAATCTAGCTATAAAGTAGTACGAGAAACTCGTCCTTATCGAATTCGATAGTACGCTCGTTATTAATCTGctacctactataatatTGATCTAAGCCCTTCCTCTTCTTCTCTTTCGGTTAAATAACACCGTTGCTATCGATATAGTGCTTCGTCTTTATATAGTTCGAAGCACTAGTCGTAGAGACGTTAGTCTTATAGATGCCCTTCTCTTTTCTACTAGCGCTATAGCatagcttatagagctagcATTCGAGCCTATCTTTGTCCTTAATAGGCTAGCCGTGGTTCTAAATAAATGATAAGTAGTTACGGTCTTATGAGGTACGGCAATAGGCCTTTAGTCGCGTCCAATCTGGCTGGTCAAGCAAGTCGTACTTTCTCTTCCCTAGTACCTTGGATATGTCGGCTTTGTTGCTCATGGCGTAGATCTCTATAGTCGGCGCGAACAGATCTTCAGTATATAGTGCGGTTAAAAGCACACTGCCTTTGATGCTTGGAGGTTGAGATAGACGCGTCGGAATTGAGAAGTCGGGAAAACTGAAGCGGGGAAGCACGTGACCGTCGGTACGTAATCCGATTGGCTTGGAGACAGGTCCGCACTTCCTAGAATTCCACCTTCTTAGATCGACATGACCTTGAATATCATTAACAACACCTTGTAAAACGACACAGACATGCTCACAAGGCTTGCAAACGAAGGAGAAAACACCGCTTGATTGTTTGAAAATACTGACTAAGTTATAGGCTTCCAACTTGCTTGCTTGTGACAAGGCTTGATTGCAAACCTTGGAGAATGACTCGCTTGTTGATCAGACTGTCGAGGCCTCGTCCGACAACGACCAGTACTGGGGTATTGGATTCCCATTCAACACCGATGGCTTTCAAGTCGCGGCTCAGAACGTCACGATCCTCGACTCCACCATCTACAACGGCGACGATGCATTCGCCATCTCCGATAAATCC from Fulvia fulva chromosome 2, complete sequence harbors:
- a CDS encoding putative exopolygalacturonase C, with amino-acid sequence MHNFLSASLLLTLAGTLTAAQCPASNTKKQTCRVESQYASSDGAADDSPAIQAAFDKCASNGIIAFNLGVDYNVLTPINASNLCDVDIHMYGNLNLPRNVTYVQELYNKTVGASDDNLHWFLFGGERVNYTGTANVTSGWIKSYGQEWWNLSAPNGTGTPGRPHLSYWNVTDLSINHLKHLKPIAWSHRLEGKNIHVQNSVIEAQTDQQTNESKMR